One Pseudomonas abieticivorans genomic region harbors:
- a CDS encoding SDR family oxidoreductase — protein sequence MDWTATSASSHNGRVALVTGAARGIGLGIAAWLISEGWQVVLTDLDRQRGPKVAGALGDNAVFIPMDVADEAQVASGVAHVLGQFGRLDALICNAAVTDPHNTTLESLTLAHWNRVLAVNLSGPMLLAKHCAPYLRAHCGAIVNLASTRARQSEADTEAYAASKGGLVALTHALAISLGPEIRVNAVSPGWIDARDPAARRAEPLSEADHAQHPAGRVGTVEDVAAMVAWLLSRNAGFVTGQEFVVDGGMTRKMIYQE from the coding sequence ATCGACTGGACCGCTACGAGCGCGAGCAGCCATAACGGCCGCGTCGCGCTGGTCACCGGTGCTGCTCGCGGGATCGGCCTGGGCATTGCCGCCTGGCTGATCAGCGAGGGTTGGCAGGTGGTGCTCACCGACCTGGACCGCCAGCGCGGGCCCAAGGTCGCCGGTGCCCTGGGCGACAATGCGGTGTTCATCCCCATGGATGTCGCCGACGAAGCCCAGGTCGCCTCCGGTGTGGCACACGTGCTGGGCCAGTTCGGCCGGCTCGATGCGCTGATCTGCAACGCAGCCGTCACCGACCCGCACAACACCACCCTTGAAAGCCTGACGCTTGCCCATTGGAACCGGGTGTTGGCGGTGAACCTGAGCGGGCCCATGTTACTGGCCAAGCATTGCGCGCCTTACCTGCGTGCGCACTGCGGGGCCATCGTCAACCTGGCGTCAACCCGTGCCCGTCAGTCAGAAGCGGACACCGAAGCTTATGCGGCGAGCAAGGGCGGGCTGGTGGCCTTGACCCATGCCCTGGCGATCAGCCTGGGCCCGGAAATCCGCGTCAATGCGGTCAGCCCGGGCTGGATCGATGCACGGGACCCGGCGGCGCGTCGTGCAGAGCCCTTGAGCGAAGCCGACCATGCCCAGCACCCGGCTGGGCGTGTGGGCACCGTTGAAGATGTGGCGGCCATGGTGGCCTGGTTGTTGTCGCGCAATGCCGGCTTTGTCACGGGCCAGGAGTTCGTGGTGGATGGCGGCATGACGCGCAAAATGATCTATCAGGAATAG
- a CDS encoding DUF2242 domain-containing protein — protein MYEHENFDDAGTFSRTYPVSDASVCEAARRALLSQGYIITSSDPKQLAGHKSFQQTGETHMEISFSVTCASDGSGDQSSTMFANALQDRYALKKVNNSASLGVGVLGSVSMPIGSTDDSMVKVASETVASSKFYDRYFALVENFLPKEVKKKAHIPDKPKDELGIPEPSAKPVPAPAAATAAPAPVVATPAAPAAPVATEAHPAAVESQGSEPVAPPAEAAPITPATPATTAEPAAAEPASSTTPATTTTTEPAAAQ, from the coding sequence ATGTACGAACACGAAAACTTCGATGATGCCGGTACCTTCTCGCGCACCTACCCGGTCAGTGATGCCTCGGTGTGCGAAGCCGCGCGCCGTGCCTTGCTCAGCCAGGGCTATATCATCACCAGCAGCGACCCCAAGCAGTTGGCCGGCCACAAGAGCTTCCAGCAGACTGGCGAGACGCACATGGAGATCAGCTTCTCGGTCACCTGTGCCTCCGATGGCAGTGGTGACCAAAGCTCGACCATGTTTGCCAACGCCTTGCAGGATCGCTACGCGCTGAAAAAGGTCAACAACTCGGCCAGCCTGGGTGTCGGCGTGTTGGGCTCGGTGTCGATGCCGATCGGCTCCACCGACGATTCGATGGTCAAGGTGGCCAGCGAGACGGTGGCCTCGTCCAAGTTTTACGATCGCTACTTCGCCTTGGTGGAAAACTTCTTGCCTAAAGAAGTGAAGAAGAAGGCCCACATCCCCGACAAGCCGAAGGATGAACTGGGCATTCCGGAGCCTTCGGCCAAGCCTGTGCCTGCACCGGCTGCCGCAACAGCAGCGCCTGCGCCTGTAGTCGCAACGCCTGCGGCACCGGCGGCGCCGGTGGCCACCGAAGCGCACCCGGCTGCCGTTGAAAGCCAAGGCTCGGAACCGGTGGCGCCACCGGCCGAAGCGGCGCCGATCACCCCGGCAACGCCTGCGACCACCGCAGAGCCTGCCGCTGCCGAGCCGGCCAGCAGTACGACGCCGGCCACCACCACCACCACCGAGCCCGCTGCGGCCCAGTGA
- a CDS encoding AraC family transcriptional regulator — protein sequence MNPTRIRLGDLSVGYIQSLADAVRSHGQDPTELLEQYGLDSARLAEPGARLSIPRYMRLGFAAMQLCNDAALGLRMGNASRLAQAGLAGVTAAQAPTVREAARTLIRFEPLHASNYRGQSSFHEDAHGAWLRFYSISPYNAYNRFVVDSVLSGWVAKLSKLSATAVLAERIDIEFEAPVYAVQYQGLSLGPISFGAEHNQLRLSQQSLGLRNPDHCPSTFRQLLQLCEQELEHKTRTRTLRERITQLLGPLLNGGREPDLEEVAARLKLPTWTLRRKLADEGTQFRVILNETRRDLAMAYIRDTDLAFGEIAFLLGFASPEAFQRAFKRWNGQTPGAFRRGG from the coding sequence ATGAACCCGACCCGTATTCGCCTGGGTGACTTGTCCGTAGGTTACATCCAGAGCCTGGCGGATGCCGTGCGCAGCCATGGCCAAGACCCCACCGAGTTGCTTGAACAGTACGGACTGGACAGCGCTCGGCTGGCCGAACCGGGTGCACGGCTGTCGATCCCGCGCTACATGCGCCTGGGCTTTGCCGCGATGCAACTGTGCAATGATGCGGCACTGGGTTTGCGCATGGGCAACGCCAGCCGCCTGGCCCAAGCAGGCCTGGCCGGCGTGACGGCGGCGCAGGCGCCTACCGTGCGCGAGGCAGCCCGCACGCTGATCCGCTTCGAGCCACTGCATGCGTCCAATTACCGTGGCCAGTCGAGTTTTCACGAAGATGCCCACGGCGCCTGGCTGCGCTTTTACTCCATCAGCCCCTACAACGCCTACAACCGCTTCGTGGTGGACTCGGTGCTGTCCGGCTGGGTGGCCAAGCTGTCCAAGCTGAGCGCCACGGCAGTGCTGGCCGAGCGCATCGATATCGAGTTCGAGGCGCCCGTCTACGCCGTGCAGTACCAGGGCCTGAGCCTGGGACCTATCAGCTTTGGCGCCGAACATAATCAACTACGCCTGAGCCAGCAAAGCCTCGGGCTGCGCAACCCCGACCACTGCCCCAGCACCTTTCGCCAGTTGTTGCAGCTTTGCGAGCAGGAACTGGAACACAAGACCCGCACCCGCACCTTGCGCGAACGCATTACCCAACTCCTCGGCCCGCTGCTGAATGGCGGCCGCGAACCAGATCTGGAGGAAGTGGCTGCGCGCCTGAAATTGCCTACCTGGACGCTGCGGCGCAAACTGGCCGACGAAGGCACGCAGTTCCGCGTCATTCTCAACGAGACGCGGCGAGACCTGGCGATGGCCTATATCCGCGACACGGACCTGGCGTTTGGCGAGATTGCATTTTTGCTGGGGTTTGCTTCGCCAGAGGCGTTCCAACGGGCATTCAAGCGCTGGAATGGGCAAACACCGGGGGCGTTTCGGCGGGGTGGCTGA
- a CDS encoding nitrilase-related carbon-nitrogen hydrolase: MRTLLISIASLVLLVALGSYALWTTQRPAGLYLSDLRIKVAVNEGVPAGNGNLLGIQPELYPADYQSLYRLHRKLGAYLQGARDLGLLNAKTVVVLPEHIGTWLWARGEKDELYQAAHEEEAFNWLAVSNPLRFARAWLRASGKDRLQDTQLRMKAEAMASDYQALFGGLAKEFGVTLVAGSIVLPEPIVAGGQLHVGRGALYNASVVFGADGQPLGQPQRQLYPLYETRNYIRASKDQHLQVLDTPAGRLGILIGNDSWYAANYVQLNSQAAQLIAVPASIADKGHWNLPWRGFNRRHIPEDATLKPGEVTEGQAWQRLNLGPASVSVFLRGQFWDQFSDGQGFASHAGIARGSDGGRGARLINLWL, encoded by the coding sequence ATGCGCACATTGCTGATTTCCATCGCCTCACTCGTCCTGCTGGTTGCCCTGGGCAGTTACGCGCTGTGGACCACCCAACGCCCTGCCGGCCTGTACCTGTCTGACTTGCGCATCAAGGTGGCGGTCAACGAAGGCGTGCCTGCCGGTAACGGCAACCTGCTGGGCATCCAGCCTGAGTTGTACCCCGCCGACTATCAAAGCCTGTACCGCCTGCACCGCAAACTGGGGGCCTATCTGCAGGGGGCTCGCGACTTGGGCCTGCTCAATGCAAAAACCGTGGTGGTGCTGCCCGAACACATCGGCACCTGGTTGTGGGCACGCGGCGAAAAGGACGAGTTGTATCAGGCAGCCCACGAAGAAGAGGCGTTCAACTGGCTGGCGGTGAGCAACCCGCTGCGCTTTGCCCGCGCCTGGCTGCGGGCCAGCGGCAAGGACCGCCTGCAAGACACGCAATTGCGCATGAAAGCCGAGGCCATGGCCAGCGATTACCAAGCGCTGTTCGGGGGGCTGGCCAAGGAGTTCGGCGTAACCCTGGTGGCCGGCTCCATCGTGCTGCCCGAACCGATTGTCGCTGGCGGGCAACTGCACGTGGGCCGCGGCGCGCTGTACAACGCAAGCGTGGTATTTGGCGCCGACGGCCAACCGCTGGGCCAACCGCAACGCCAGCTCTACCCTTTGTACGAGACACGCAATTACATACGGGCCAGCAAGGATCAGCACCTGCAAGTTCTGGACACCCCGGCCGGGCGCCTGGGCATTTTGATTGGCAATGACAGCTGGTACGCCGCCAACTACGTCCAGTTGAACAGCCAGGCCGCGCAACTGATTGCCGTGCCGGCCTCGATTGCCGACAAGGGCCATTGGAACCTGCCCTGGCGCGGTTTCAACCGCCGGCACATTCCTGAAGATGCCACCCTCAAGCCCGGCGAAGTCACCGAGGGCCAGGCTTGGCAACGGCTCAACTTGGGCCCGGCCAGTGTCAGCGTGTTCCTGCGGGGGCAGTTCTGGGATCAGTTCAGCGACGGCCAGGGTTTCGCCAGCCATGCCGGCATTGCCCGCGGCAGTGATGGCGGGCGCGGCGCGCGCTTGATCAACCTATGGTTATAA